In a genomic window of Zerene cesonia ecotype Mississippi chromosome Z, Zerene_cesonia_1.1, whole genome shotgun sequence:
- the LOC119835891 gene encoding tetratricopeptide repeat protein 39B-like isoform X2, whose translation MALQEGPLSPALPQAPLARSDSADFDDIEEFQDALEPTMDLNKSLEDCELAIEKFFSNNVKGAADVMKPWKEKSLYHCHGAAIFEFIPAMLTMDPQQIQKALGAVKDTISLCNRLRKSYTFVESLGSIVKKPNFAAFSELEAHAELINAEALLVHACLVALEGEDLTGLIKATLKIKNSHDSYKDCVKILDKKLWEDETSRTHFESGVRMGVATFNVMISLLPPKIITVLEFVGFSGDKEYGLTELLVGARSPGLRSVLCSMTLLVHNLVIGQFAAIPPNFELAEKLINENLQKYPDSAWFLMFKGRMELLLGQPEKAVLTYERASSTSGLWPQLVHLAYWESMWAHAMMGNWKQSSEFAAKLLEQSMWSRTVYAYTCMATALHINEPIPEQSWVDGLIEAVNNYRQRILGRSLPMEKFALKRCERFKARGRLVLPAVELLCIWNMYPSIANNKDLADQMLKQIEEMYATIEAGLEELKAIEANLKELEETKDKNMPRPFDADDLALIRHLRGSLLSAMNYPRLALKYLELILRHKEEIKENTFLVPYTLVEVAMCHHKLGDHHLAMKILNDARKKSGYSLESRLQFRIHSKIEAIRNYLKAPPPSEATYAGHRTRLDMPGTLGTQGNLVVTTQPVKAPEVNGNKDDKKAKKDKKDKKEKKEKKEKKKDKSPKKEEKVESPVPGTSKDFPVKKDSIITEDGVIISQPKKGKGVPLSMFPPNRGE comes from the exons ATGGCGCTCCAGGAGGGGCCCCTGTCGCCGGCCCTCCCTCAGGCACCGCTTGCGCGCTCCGACTCGGCTGATTTCGATGATATT GAGGAATTTCAAGATGCATTGGAGCCAac GATGGACTTGAATAAGTCCCTAGAAGATTGCGAGCTCgcaattgaaaaattcttctCCAATAATGTGAAAGGTGCCGCGGACGTGATGAAACCATG GAAAGAGAAGTCCCTCTACCATTGTCACGGCGCAGCCATCTTCGAGTTCATCCCGGCGATGCTGACGATGGACCCGCAGCAGATCCAGAAAGCGCTCGGCGCGGTCAAGGACACAATCTCACTGTGCAACCGCCTGCGCAAGTCCTACACCTTCGTGGAATCTCTGGGGAGCATCGTGAAGAAG CCAAACTTCGCCGCGTTCTCGGAGCTGGAGGCTCACGCGGAGCTGATAAACGCGGAGGCGCTGCTGGTGCACGCGTGCCTCGTCGCGCTCGAGGGGGAGGACCTCACTGGCCTCATCAAAGCCACCCTCAAAATCAAAAACAGTCACGACTCTTACAA GGACTGTGTCAAGATACTGGACAAAAAGTTGTGGGAGGATGAGACATCTCGTACGCACTTCGAGAGTGGAGTGCGCATGGGCGTGGCCACCTTCAACGTGATGATATCCCTGCTGCCGCCCAAGATCATCACCGTACTAGAGTTCGTGGGCTTCTCAGGGGATAAG GAGTACGGTCTCACGGAGCTGCTGGTGGGCGCCAGGTCGCCGGGCCTCCGCTCCGTGCTGTGCTCCATGACCCTACTGGTGCATAACCTGGTCATTGGCCAGTTCGCAGCCATTCCGCCCAACTTTGAGCTCGCGGAGAAACTCATTAACGAAAACCTACAG AAATACCCGGACAGTGCCTGGTTCCTCATGTTCAAGGGCAGAATGGAACTGCTCTTGGGGCAACCGGAAAAAGCTGTTTTAACTTACGAAAGGGCCTCAAGTACTAGCGGCCTTTGGCCCCAACTCGTCCACCTTGCTTATTGGGAAAGCATGTGGGCGCACGC GATGATGGGCAACTGGAAACAGTCCTCGGAATTCGCGGCAAAGCTCTTAGAACAGAGCATGTGGTCCCGTACCGTATACGCGTACACTTGCATGGCGACTGCCCTGCACATTAACGAGCCCATCCCAGAGCAAAGCTGGGTTGATGGACTCATAGA GGCGGTTAACAACTACCGTCAACGTATCCTCGGACGTTCACTACCAATGGAGAAATTTGCACTGAAACGATGCGAAAGGTTCAAGGCGCGCGGCCGACTCGTTCTGCCAGCAGTTGAGCTTCTTTGCATCTGGAACATGTATCCATCGATTGCAAACAACAAGGATCTTGCTGACCAGATGCTGAAG CAAATTGAAGAAATGTACGCCACAATAGAAGCCGGGCTAGAAGAACTAAAAGCCATAGAGGCGAACCTCAAAGAACTAGAAGAGACCAAGGATAAGAACATGCCGCGACCCTTCGACGCCGACGACCTGGCCCTCATCCGACACCTGCGGGGGTCCCTACTCTCCGCTATGAACTATCCGAGACTTGCGCTCAAATACTTAGAACTTATCTTAAG GCACAAGGAAGAAATTAAGGAGAACACGTTCCTGGTTCCGTACACGCTTGTAGAAGTGGCCATGTGCCACCACAAGCTCGGGGACCACCACCTCGCCATGAAGATACTCAACGACGCTAG GAAGAAATCGGGTTACTCCCTCGAGTCCCGGCTCCAATTCAGGATTCATTCAAAGATCGAGGCTATACGGAACTACCTCAAGGCCCCACCCCCGAGCGAGGCGACCTACGCCGGGCACCGCACCAGGCTAGACATGCCAGGTACCCTAGGCACCCAAGGAAACCTAGTCGTCACCACGCAACCCGTCAAAGCTCCAGAAGTCAACGGAAACAAGGACGATAAGAAAGCCAAGAAAGACAAAAAGGACAAGAAGGaaaagaaagagaaaaaagaaaagaagaaagaTAAATCGCCCAAGAAGGAGGAAAAGGTCGAGTCCCCTGTTCCGGGCACGTCCAAGGACTTTCCGGTGAAGAAGGACAGCATCATCACGGAGGACGGAGTGATTATCTCGCAGCCGAAGAAGGGAAAAGGAGTGCCCCTGAGCATGTTCCCGCCTAATAGGGGCGAATGA
- the LOC119835891 gene encoding tetratricopeptide repeat protein 39B-like isoform X1, translating to MGRLSCFHRKVRRKRKLKRFSKAIEDIIKRQAMALQEGPLSPALPQAPLARSDSADFDDIEEFQDALEPTMDLNKSLEDCELAIEKFFSNNVKGAADVMKPWKEKSLYHCHGAAIFEFIPAMLTMDPQQIQKALGAVKDTISLCNRLRKSYTFVESLGSIVKKPNFAAFSELEAHAELINAEALLVHACLVALEGEDLTGLIKATLKIKNSHDSYKDCVKILDKKLWEDETSRTHFESGVRMGVATFNVMISLLPPKIITVLEFVGFSGDKEYGLTELLVGARSPGLRSVLCSMTLLVHNLVIGQFAAIPPNFELAEKLINENLQKYPDSAWFLMFKGRMELLLGQPEKAVLTYERASSTSGLWPQLVHLAYWESMWAHAMMGNWKQSSEFAAKLLEQSMWSRTVYAYTCMATALHINEPIPEQSWVDGLIEAVNNYRQRILGRSLPMEKFALKRCERFKARGRLVLPAVELLCIWNMYPSIANNKDLADQMLKQIEEMYATIEAGLEELKAIEANLKELEETKDKNMPRPFDADDLALIRHLRGSLLSAMNYPRLALKYLELILRHKEEIKENTFLVPYTLVEVAMCHHKLGDHHLAMKILNDARKKSGYSLESRLQFRIHSKIEAIRNYLKAPPPSEATYAGHRTRLDMPGTLGTQGNLVVTTQPVKAPEVNGNKDDKKAKKDKKDKKEKKEKKEKKKDKSPKKEEKVESPVPGTSKDFPVKKDSIITEDGVIISQPKKGKGVPLSMFPPNRGE from the exons CGCCAAGCCATGGCGCTCCAGGAGGGGCCCCTGTCGCCGGCCCTCCCTCAGGCACCGCTTGCGCGCTCCGACTCGGCTGATTTCGATGATATT GAGGAATTTCAAGATGCATTGGAGCCAac GATGGACTTGAATAAGTCCCTAGAAGATTGCGAGCTCgcaattgaaaaattcttctCCAATAATGTGAAAGGTGCCGCGGACGTGATGAAACCATG GAAAGAGAAGTCCCTCTACCATTGTCACGGCGCAGCCATCTTCGAGTTCATCCCGGCGATGCTGACGATGGACCCGCAGCAGATCCAGAAAGCGCTCGGCGCGGTCAAGGACACAATCTCACTGTGCAACCGCCTGCGCAAGTCCTACACCTTCGTGGAATCTCTGGGGAGCATCGTGAAGAAG CCAAACTTCGCCGCGTTCTCGGAGCTGGAGGCTCACGCGGAGCTGATAAACGCGGAGGCGCTGCTGGTGCACGCGTGCCTCGTCGCGCTCGAGGGGGAGGACCTCACTGGCCTCATCAAAGCCACCCTCAAAATCAAAAACAGTCACGACTCTTACAA GGACTGTGTCAAGATACTGGACAAAAAGTTGTGGGAGGATGAGACATCTCGTACGCACTTCGAGAGTGGAGTGCGCATGGGCGTGGCCACCTTCAACGTGATGATATCCCTGCTGCCGCCCAAGATCATCACCGTACTAGAGTTCGTGGGCTTCTCAGGGGATAAG GAGTACGGTCTCACGGAGCTGCTGGTGGGCGCCAGGTCGCCGGGCCTCCGCTCCGTGCTGTGCTCCATGACCCTACTGGTGCATAACCTGGTCATTGGCCAGTTCGCAGCCATTCCGCCCAACTTTGAGCTCGCGGAGAAACTCATTAACGAAAACCTACAG AAATACCCGGACAGTGCCTGGTTCCTCATGTTCAAGGGCAGAATGGAACTGCTCTTGGGGCAACCGGAAAAAGCTGTTTTAACTTACGAAAGGGCCTCAAGTACTAGCGGCCTTTGGCCCCAACTCGTCCACCTTGCTTATTGGGAAAGCATGTGGGCGCACGC GATGATGGGCAACTGGAAACAGTCCTCGGAATTCGCGGCAAAGCTCTTAGAACAGAGCATGTGGTCCCGTACCGTATACGCGTACACTTGCATGGCGACTGCCCTGCACATTAACGAGCCCATCCCAGAGCAAAGCTGGGTTGATGGACTCATAGA GGCGGTTAACAACTACCGTCAACGTATCCTCGGACGTTCACTACCAATGGAGAAATTTGCACTGAAACGATGCGAAAGGTTCAAGGCGCGCGGCCGACTCGTTCTGCCAGCAGTTGAGCTTCTTTGCATCTGGAACATGTATCCATCGATTGCAAACAACAAGGATCTTGCTGACCAGATGCTGAAG CAAATTGAAGAAATGTACGCCACAATAGAAGCCGGGCTAGAAGAACTAAAAGCCATAGAGGCGAACCTCAAAGAACTAGAAGAGACCAAGGATAAGAACATGCCGCGACCCTTCGACGCCGACGACCTGGCCCTCATCCGACACCTGCGGGGGTCCCTACTCTCCGCTATGAACTATCCGAGACTTGCGCTCAAATACTTAGAACTTATCTTAAG GCACAAGGAAGAAATTAAGGAGAACACGTTCCTGGTTCCGTACACGCTTGTAGAAGTGGCCATGTGCCACCACAAGCTCGGGGACCACCACCTCGCCATGAAGATACTCAACGACGCTAG GAAGAAATCGGGTTACTCCCTCGAGTCCCGGCTCCAATTCAGGATTCATTCAAAGATCGAGGCTATACGGAACTACCTCAAGGCCCCACCCCCGAGCGAGGCGACCTACGCCGGGCACCGCACCAGGCTAGACATGCCAGGTACCCTAGGCACCCAAGGAAACCTAGTCGTCACCACGCAACCCGTCAAAGCTCCAGAAGTCAACGGAAACAAGGACGATAAGAAAGCCAAGAAAGACAAAAAGGACAAGAAGGaaaagaaagagaaaaaagaaaagaagaaagaTAAATCGCCCAAGAAGGAGGAAAAGGTCGAGTCCCCTGTTCCGGGCACGTCCAAGGACTTTCCGGTGAAGAAGGACAGCATCATCACGGAGGACGGAGTGATTATCTCGCAGCCGAAGAAGGGAAAAGGAGTGCCCCTGAGCATGTTCCCGCCTAATAGGGGCGAATGA